The Coffea arabica cultivar ET-39 chromosome 3c, Coffea Arabica ET-39 HiFi, whole genome shotgun sequence genome contains a region encoding:
- the LOC113734216 gene encoding auxin-responsive protein IAA14, with protein MEVARKMTTMLGEEHGGLNLKATELCLGLPGGGGCAGADTEFLKITGKRGFSETVDLKLNLQPNEPVVDLKEKMKAPAKEATKDPVKPPAAKAQVVGWPPVRSFRKNIMAQKSNTEEAAAEKAGSSAAFVKVSMDGAPYLRKVDLKMYKSYQELSDALAKMFSSFTMGNYGPQGMIDFMNESKLMDLLNSSEYVPTYEDKDGDWMLVGDVPWEMFVDSCKRLRIMKGSEAIGLAPRAMEKCKSRC; from the exons ATGGAAGTTGCCCGGAAAATGACCACCATGCTAGGGGAAGAGCATGGTGGCTTGAACCTCAAAGCAACTGAGCTATGCCTTGGCCTGCCTGGAGGCGGAGGTTGCGCTGGAGCTGACACTGAGTTCCTGAAGATCACTGGGAAGAGAGGCTTCTCGGAGACAGTTGATCTCAAGCTCAACCTTCAACCTAACGAGCCTGTTGTGGATCTGAAGGAAAAGATGAAGGCTCCAGCTAAGGAAGCTACCAAAGATCCAGTAAAGCCTCCTGCAGCCAA GGCACAAGTGGTGGGATGGCCACCAGTGCGATCATTTCGCAAGAATATCATGGCTCAGAAGAGCAACACTGAGGAGGCTGCTGCTGAGAAGGCTGGAAGCAGTGCTGCATTTGTCAAAGTTTCCATGGATGGTGCACCTTATCTTCGTAAGGTGGACTTGAAGATGTACAAGAGCTACCAAGAACTCTCTGATGCCTTGGCCAAAATGTTCAGCTCCTTCACCATGG GTAATTATGGGCCCCAGGGAATGATCGATTTTATGAATGAAAGCAAGCTAATGGATCTCTTGAACAGCTCTGAATATGTGCCCACATATGAAGATAAGGATGGGGACTGGATGCTTGTGGGAGATGTACCATGGGA GATGTTTGTAGATTCGTGCAAGCGATTGCGCATCATGAAAGGATCAGAGGCAATTGGACTCG CTCCAAGAGCCATGGAGAAATGCAAGAGCAGGTGCTGA
- the LOC113734220 gene encoding phospholipase A1-Igamma1, chloroplastic, producing the protein MAIPLQRIRLSLKEHKQEKIISTAPCNWSRNSFFPGVVERGSARKCLVTTKVVPKNDLPIRVSDSERMKAKEGDEERVALTKEPKRKLADAWREIQGQNDWAGMLDPLDPLLRAELIRYGDMAQACYDAYEFDPYSKYCGSCKVKPSMFFENLGWKKCSYEVTSYIYSTYNVNFPKFFNVSLNPDGWSHSANWIGYVAVSNEEYSKYLGRRDIMIAWRGTVTNAEKIADLMDFQNPTTYHTIPSRDPTIKVEAGFLDLYAGRNVDCQYCKYSAREQVLAEVKRLKELYPGEELSITITGHSLGSALATLNAYDIAEIGLDVMEDGRVIPVTVFSFSGPRVGNARFKERLEGLGVKILRIFNVHDQVPKVPGIFLNELVPKVLQQLGGWLPWCYFHVGEELPLNHENSPFLKDESNLVFFHNLEVLLHLLDGYHGKGRRFWLAGGRDIALVNKTTDFLKKDFLIPPNWWETNNRMFFKNHLGQWVMPEQHDLEIHTPSEDVQHHLQQLNLACHAQWH; encoded by the exons ATGGCTATCCCTCTTCAAAGGATAAGATTATCATTGAAGGAGCATAAGCAGGAGAAAATCATCTCCACTGCACCAtgcaattggtcaagaaattcattttttccTGGGGTAGTAGAAAGAGGCAGTGCACGAAAATGTCTTGTTACAACCAAAGTGGTACCAAAGAATGACTTACCAATCAGAGTTTCCGACTCTGAAAGGATGAAAGCTAAAGAAGGTGATGAAGAAAGAGTTGCTCTAACTAAAGAGCCAAAAAGAAAGTTGGCAGATGCTTGGAGAGAAATTCAAGGTCAAAATGATTGGGCAGGCATGCTTGATCCCCTTGACCCACTCTTGCGAGCTGAGCTGATACGCTATGGGGACATGGCACAAGCATGTTATGATGCCTACGAATTTGATCCATATTCCAAGTACTGCGGAAGCTGCAAAGTCAAACCAAGCATGTTCTTCGAAAACCTTGGCTGGAAGAAGTGTAGTTACGAGGTAACAAGCTATATTTATTCAACCTACAATGTCAACTTCCCAAAGTTCTTCAACGTCTCTCTGAATCCAGATGGATGGAGCCATTCAGCTAATTGGATTGGCTATGTTGCTGTGTCAAATGAAGAGTACTCAAAATATCTAGGGCGCCGTGACATAATGATTGCTTGGAGGGGCACGGTGACAAATGCTGAGAAGATTGCAGATCTGATGGACTTCCAGAACCCAACCACATACCACACGATTCCTAGCCGCGATCCAACCATAAAAGTAGAGGCAGGATTCTTGGACCTCTACGCAGGCAGAAACGTAGATTGTCAGTATTGCAAGTACTCAGCCCGGGAACAAGTTTTAGCTGAAGTGAAGAGATTAAAAGAACTGTACCCTGGCGAGGAATTAAGCATAACGATTACAGGGCACAGTCTTGGTAGTGCCCTGGCAACATTAAATGCTTATGACATAGCGGAAATTGGTCTTGATGTGATGGAAGATGGAAGAGTAATTCCTGTGACCGTGTTCTCATTCTCTGGTCCAAGAGTTGGAAATGCAAGATTCAAGGAGCGATTGGAGGGTTTAGGGgtgaaaatactaagaatttttaACGTCCATGACCAGGTGCCTAAGGTACCAGGAATTTTCTTGAACGAACTTGTACCAAAAGTGCTGCAACAGCTTGGAGGATGGTTACCATGGTGCTATTTTCATGTTGGTGAGGAGCTGCCCTTGAATCACGAAAACTCGCCCTTTCTGAAAGATGAAAGCAACCTGGTGTTCTTCCACAATTTGGAGGTCCTGCTGCATTTGCTTGATGG ATACCATGGCAAGGGCCGAAGATTTTGGCTTGCAGGTGGGAGAGACATTGCATTAGTGAACAAAACAACAGACTTCTTGAAGAAGGATTTCCTAATTCCACCAAATTGGTGGGAGACAAACAACAGAATgttcttcaaaaatcacttgGGACAATGGGTTATGCCCGAACAGCATGATCTTGAGATCCACACACCATCGGAAGATGTACAACATCACCTACAACAGCTGAATCTAGCATGTCATGCCCAATGGCATTAG
- the LOC113734219 gene encoding protein transport protein SEC23 G, whose protein sequence is MDFIELEAIEGLRWSWNSWPTTKSEAAALVVPLSILCTPLTQFGDLPVLPYDPLICSKCGAVLNPYARVDYQSRIWYCSFCNGRNPFPKSYLGINENSIPAELFPTYSTVEYHLGKKSMNLGHNPQKPGFGSGPGYGNGLVLSGSSSISRMGSFSSSNSSLAGSDRAGSGFVPGPAFVFVVDVCTAEEELRVLKSELLHVITRLPENALAGLVVFDSLVRVYDLGFSECFRVVLFHGEREISSEQTKQLLGIHHIKQQLGKTSTVHKQGFLLPVSECEFSFTNAIEDLHSSPQALTGHRPLRSTGVAISVAVGLLEGCFVSSASRIMVFTSGPATIGPGIIVASDYSHAIRTHRDIDSGYAPHYIRSCEFYKRLSKRLCDSSVVLDLFACSLDQVGAAELKVPVESSGGFMMLGESFDSEKFRKCLNHIFIHDEEGNLNMCFDATIELVTTKDVKICGALGPCVSLQKKNSSVSDKGIGESGTYVWKLGTLNKKTCIAFFFEVGHEQHIQPNSAFFIQFITQYRYGNMGIRKRVTTAARRWVANHSPGIHAGFDQEAAASVMARLAIHRTERFFARDVISWLDEKLILFASKFGQYVQEDPSSFHLASNFSLYPQFMYHLRRSQFIDVFNSTPDETAFFRLMLNCEGVVGSLLMVQPTLFQYSFEGPPIPVLLDVYSIFPDVILLFDSYFNVVIHYGSKIAQWRKLGYDRDPNHENFRKLLEAVDLDAKHLVAERIPVPKLIKCDQHSSQARFLLAKLNPSVTQNSTCTDGSEVIFTDDVSLQVFIDHLQALAVQG, encoded by the exons atggATTTCATCGAATTGGAAGCAATTGAAGGCCTCAGATGGTCATGGAACTCGTGGCCCACAACCAAATCCGAGGCTGCAGCTCTGGTAGTCCCTTTATCAATTTTGTGTACTCCTTTAACTCAATTCGGTGACCTCCCTGTACTTCCCTATGACCCTTTGATTTGCTCCAAGTGCGGCGCCGTTTTGAACCCGTATGCCCGGGTCGATTATCAGAGTAGAATCTGGTATTGCTCGTTTTGTAATGGAAGAAACCCTTTCCCAAAATCTTATCTTGGAATTAATGAAAACAGTATCCCAGCGGAGCTTTTTCCCACTTATAGTACTGTGGAATATCATTTGGGGAAAAAATCGATGAATTTGGGGCATAACCCGCAAAAACCGGGCTTTGGTTCGGGGCCCGGTTATGGCAATGGGTTGGTTTTGTCGGGTTCGAGTTCGATTTCGAGAATGGGATCGTTTTCTAGCTCAAATTCTTCATTGGCGGGGTCGGACCGGGCCGGGTCGGGCTTTGTCCCAGGACCTGCTTTTGTGTTCGTTGTGGATGTGTGTACTGCTGAGGAGGAGCTTAGGGTGTTGAAGAGTGAGTTGTTGCATGTGATCACACGGTTGCCAGAGAATGCTCTTGCGGGGTTGGTGGTTTTTGATTCTTTGGTCAGGGTTTATGATCTTGGGTTTTCAGAGTGTTTCAGGGTGGTGCTGTTTCATGGTGAGCGCGAGATATCGTCCGAGCAG ACCAAACAGCTGTTGGGGATTCATCacataaagcagcaacttggaAAGACATCAACAGTTCATAAACAGGGATTCCTATTGCCAGTATCTGAGTGTGAGTTCAGTTTCACGAATGCCATTGAAGATCTTCATTCTTCACCGCAGGCTCTCACTGGTCATCGTCCATTACGGTCCACAGGGGTAGCAATATCAGTTGCAGTTGGACTATTAGAAGGATGCTTCGTTAGTTCAGCTTCACGAATCATGGTTTTCACTTCTGGCCCGGCAACTATTGGCCCAGGCATCATTGTAGCTTCAGATTACAGTCATGCCATCAGGACCCACCGAGATATCGATAGTGGTTATGCTCCTCATTACATAAGGTCCTGTGAATTCTACAAGCGATTATCGAAGAGGTTATGTGATTCTTCAGTTGTGCTCGATCTTTTTGCTTGTTCATTAGATCAAGTTGGAGCAGCGGAGCTAAAGGTCCCTGTTGAGAGCTCTGGTGGATTCATGATGTTAGGGGAGTCATTTGACTCTGAAAAATTCAGAAAGTGCTTGAATCACATATTCATCCATGATGAGGAAGGGAATTTGAACATGTGCTTTGATGCTACTATAGAGTTAGTAACCACGAAGGACGTCAAAATCTGTGGAGCTTTGGGTCCCTGTGTTTCTTTGCAGAAAAAGAACAGTTCTGTGAGTGACAAAGGAATTGGGGAGAGTGGTACATATGTTTGGAAGCTAGGTACACTCAATAAAAAAACATGCATTGCTTTCTTCTTTGAAGTGGGCCATGAACAACACATCCAACCTAACTCtgcatttttcatacaattcaTAACTCAGTACAGATATGGGAATATGGGGATTCGCAAGAGAGTGACCACTGCTGCTCGAAGGTGGGTTGCGAATCACTCACCAGGAATTCATGCTGGGTTTGATCAGGAAGCAGCTGCTTCAGTGATGGCTAGACTTGCAATCCACAGAACGGAAAGATTTTTCGCTCGAGATGTTATCAGTTGGCTGGATGAGAAGCTTATTCTTTTTGCTTCAAAGTTCGGGCAGTATGTGCAGGAGGATCCATCTTCCTTCCATCTGGCGTCCAACTTCTCCCTTTATCCGCAATTTATGTATCATTTAAGGAGGTCTCAGTTCATTGATGTGTTTAATAGCACTCCAGATGAGACTGCGTTTTTCAGGCTTATGCTAAATTGTGAGGGTGTGGTTGGCTCTCTACTAATGGTCCAGCCTACCCTTTTTCAGTATTCATTTGAAGGACCACCAATCCCAGTTCTTCTAGATGTTTACTCTATCTTCCCTGATGTGATACTGCTCTTTGATTCCTATTTTAATGTCGTGATTCACTATGGATCTAAGATTGCGCAATGGAGGAAGCTTGGTTATGATAGGGACCCCAACCATGAGAACTTTCGAAAGCTGCTGGAAGCTGTTGACCTTGACGCAAAGCACCTAGTGGCTGAACGGATTCCAGTGCCAAAGCTCATAAAGTGTGACCAACACAGCAGTCAGGCAAGATTTCTTCTTGCCAAGTTGAATCCATCAGTGACACAGAACTCAACATGTACAGATGGTTCGGAGGTTATTTTTACTGATGACGTGAGCCTGCAAGTGTTCATTGATCACTTGCAAGCTTTGGCTGTGCAGGGCTAA